The sequence below is a genomic window from Nostoc flagelliforme CCNUN1.
GTCCTGATTGTGATTTTTACTATTTTGATTTGGCAAAGTGCTAGGGTTATTGAACGCCTCAGCCATCAACGTGATCTTGCCCAAGAAGCACTCAGAACTTACGAAGCTAAACTGGGAAGTTTCGTAGATTCTAACGTTATCGGCATTCTATTTGGCGATGTGTATGGGGGTATCCAACAGACTAACGATGAATTCTTGAGGATGATTGGTTACACACAGGAGGATTTGTTAGAAGGTAGGTTAAGTTGGAGCAATATCACACCACCAGAGTATTTATACTTGGATGAGCGAGGTGTTGCCGAAGCAAAGGGAAACACCAACGCTGCTTGTACGCCTTACGAAAAAGAATATATTCACAAGGATGGTAGGCGCATCCCGGTTTTAGTTGGTTACGTCCTGCTAGGAGAAAACCGCGAAGAGGCAGTAGCCTTTATCCTCGACTTGAGCGAACGCAAGCAAGCAGAAGCAGAGCAACAAAAATTAGTATCGCTGGTAGAAAATAGCTCTGACTTTATCGGCATCGCCACCCTTGAGGGTCAATTACTCTACATAAATGATGCAGGTCAAAAGCTGGTAGGGCTTTCCAGTCTTGATGAAGTCAGGCAAAAGGCAGTATTAGATTACTTCATGCCCAAAGACAAAGCCTATTTTCAAAAATATATACTGCCGACTGTGCTATTAGAAGGGCGCTGGCAAGGAGAATTCTGCTTTTGCCACCTCCAAACAGGTCAACCAATACCAGTTGATTACAATATCTTCACTGTTACAGACAACAACACAGGTCAGCCAATTGCCTTAGCAACTGTGACTCGCAACATCAGCGAACAAAAAGTGGCTAAAGAAAAAATCTTACAACTAAACAAGGATCTACAGCGCCGCATTACTGAATTACAAACTCTGTTGGAGGTAATTCCCATTGGAATTGGCATTGCCGAAGATCCAGAATGCCAAAATATCAAGGTCAACCCTGCTTTTGCCAATCAGTTGGGAATATCGCCAGATACAAATGCCTCCCTCAGCGCTCCCTTGGACGAAAAACCGACAAGCTTTAAAATCTACCGCGAGGGAAGGGAACTGTCAGCAGAAGAACTCCCGATGCAATACTCTGCAACTCATGGTGTTGAAGTTCTAGATGGTGAACTCGATGTCGTCCATGAAAATGGAAAAATTGTCAACCTGTTAGAGTACGTTGCACCTTTGTTTGACGAAGAGGGTAAAACCAGAGGAAGCGTTGGTGCATTTTTAGATATTACGGAGCGCAAACAGGCAGAGGAAGTACTCCTAAACCAGCAAAAATGGCTAGAGGATGTGTTAAATCTGATGCCAAGACCGTTGTTGTTTATTGAACCAGGAACGGCGCGGGTAACTTTTGCCAATCGTTCTGCTAACGAATTAGCTGGGGGTGAATTTCCCAAAGGTGTACCAGCCGCAGAGTATCACACAGTCTACCACTATACAGATGCGGCTGGCGATCGCATCCCCAATGAACAAATGCCAGGAGTGCGGGTTGCCCTTGGCGAACGCCTGAATGGGTTGGAGGTAGACTGGCACACCCCCGGTGGTGTGCGTTCTCTACTAGTATTTGCTGATACCTTGCCAGCAATGCACGGTCATCCGGCTACCTGTATTTTGGTGTTCCAAGAGATTAGCAACCTCAAGCAGGCAGAAAAAGCCCTCTCGTTAGGTTACAAAAGGCTAAAGCTACTATTTGACACAGCCAACGATTTACTCTCAAGCCAGGAACCAGTACTACTAATCGATAGCGTCTACCGAAAACTAAGAGAGCAAATTGGTTTAGATGTTTATTTAAACTATTTGATTGAGGATAACTCTCAAGTAATGCGGTTGGGTTCTTACAGTGGTATTTCCTCAAAGATGGCAAAGGAAATTGAGTACTTGCCATTTGGTCAAGGGATTTGCGGGACTGTAGCGCTCTCACGCCATTCCATAGCTTTAGATAATGTGCAGCAATCCACTGAGGCGCAAACAGAATTTATTCGCTCTTTAGGCATTACTGCTTATTATGCATACCCATTGATCGCCCAAGGACGCTTGTTGGGCACTCTTTCTTTTGGCAGTCGCACTCGGTTAAACTTCACCGACAATCAAAAGGGGATGATGCAAGCAGTATGCGACCAAATAGCGATCGCAATGGAACGAGCTAGTTTAATTGCTTCTTTGCAACAACAAACTGAGCAGTTGCAAGAGGCTAACCGGATGAAGGATGAGTTTCTGGGGATATTGTCCCACGAGTTGCGATCGCCCCTCAATGCCATCCTTGGCTGGGCGCAATTACTACAACGAAGCAAGCTTAGTGAAACCCTAATGGCTAGGGCTACGGAGACAATTGAGCGCAATGCAAAAGCGCAAACCCAGCTAATTGAAGACCTGCTAGATATATCACGGATGATGAGAGGCAAGTTACGCCTTAATGTCCGTACTTGTAATTTGGTTCCAATGATTGAGTCGAGCCTAGAGACTGTTAGCCTCGCCGCCCAATCCAAGGAAATCGATTTAAGATTTTCTCTTATTCCTTCAAAAGAAACGCAAAATTCAGATTTGGAATTAGGAATCAATCACGAAAATTTAGAATCAAGAGAAGCACAATCCCAAACCAGTCAACGTTCAGAGAAGAGCTTGCTGGGGGAAAATTCTCAATTCTTAGTTTCCGGTGATTTTGAGCGCTTGCAGCAAATAATCTGGAATCTGCTATCCAATGCCATCAAATTCACACCCAGAGGAGGACGGGTAGAGGCGCAATTGTCTGTAGTCACTGGTCAAGAAAAACAACAGACAACGGATAAATATGCCCAAATTCAGGTGATTGACACAGGTATTGGTATCAGCCCTGATTTTCTTCCTTACGTTTTTGATCGCTTTCGTCAAGCTGATAGTTCTAGCACTAGATCCTATGGTGGATTAGGACTAGGATTAGCGATCACGCGTAATTTAGTAGAATTACATGGCGGTACTATCT
It includes:
- a CDS encoding PAS domain S-box protein; this encodes MLNVNRLRLQDISKIPTNSLVAKVAGVIAVFVGSLVLVGWCLGIEVLKRGFFGSPATMKVNTALCFVLCGVSLWLFITGGEHTSLQEAAPTTAPSNRGSREKRTIQNYPHSFLLISRVCAIAVTTIAALTLCEYFFGWNLGIDELLFRDSSTSIVTSHPGRMGANTALNFMLVSVALQILIHPKTHRSYWYAQIIVLLATLISFQALMGYAYKVKVLYGLAPYTTSMALHTALLFSLLNMGILWARADQGLMRVVTSDSYGGLLARRLLIAAIAVPSILGWVIVEGQRAGQYDPAFAVSVFAIVLIVIFTILIWQSARVIERLSHQRDLAQEALRTYEAKLGSFVDSNVIGILFGDVYGGIQQTNDEFLRMIGYTQEDLLEGRLSWSNITPPEYLYLDERGVAEAKGNTNAACTPYEKEYIHKDGRRIPVLVGYVLLGENREEAVAFILDLSERKQAEAEQQKLVSLVENSSDFIGIATLEGQLLYINDAGQKLVGLSSLDEVRQKAVLDYFMPKDKAYFQKYILPTVLLEGRWQGEFCFCHLQTGQPIPVDYNIFTVTDNNTGQPIALATVTRNISEQKVAKEKILQLNKDLQRRITELQTLLEVIPIGIGIAEDPECQNIKVNPAFANQLGISPDTNASLSAPLDEKPTSFKIYREGRELSAEELPMQYSATHGVEVLDGELDVVHENGKIVNLLEYVAPLFDEEGKTRGSVGAFLDITERKQAEEVLLNQQKWLEDVLNLMPRPLLFIEPGTARVTFANRSANELAGGEFPKGVPAAEYHTVYHYTDAAGDRIPNEQMPGVRVALGERLNGLEVDWHTPGGVRSLLVFADTLPAMHGHPATCILVFQEISNLKQAEKALSLGYKRLKLLFDTANDLLSSQEPVLLIDSVYRKLREQIGLDVYLNYLIEDNSQVMRLGSYSGISSKMAKEIEYLPFGQGICGTVALSRHSIALDNVQQSTEAQTEFIRSLGITAYYAYPLIAQGRLLGTLSFGSRTRLNFTDNQKGMMQAVCDQIAIAMERASLIASLQQQTEQLQEANRMKDEFLGILSHELRSPLNAILGWAQLLQRSKLSETLMARATETIERNAKAQTQLIEDLLDISRMMRGKLRLNVRTCNLVPMIESSLETVSLAAQSKEIDLRFSLIPSKETQNSDLELGINHENLESREAQSQTSQRSEKSLLGENSQFLVSGDFERLQQIIWNLLSNAIKFTPRGGRVEAQLSVVTGQEKQQTTDKYAQIQVIDTGIGISPDFLPYVFDRFRQADSSSTRSYGGLGLGLAITRNLVELHGGTIYANSPGKEQGATFTVKLPLLKSPPLHPIAPPPLYPSTPLSLSLLGVRVLVVDDQADTRDFITTILEQYQAEVQAVASVAEALQVITQWKPDVLVSDIGMPHEDGYSLIRKVRSQPPELGGNIPAAALTAYTTAEDRMRAIQEGYQLHLPKPIEAAELATVVARLAGRA